A window of the Deltaproteobacteria bacterium genome harbors these coding sequences:
- a CDS encoding thioredoxin family protein encodes MRQRTKVGVLGVAVAVALAVTEHRMAHAYYSSTWYEDAGGHEQAVRQQRALHAPMLVYFRVDWCPHCRALDDMLEAYEVRSRLNGFIKVRINPEHGDAEKALFQGPYGAGGYPALFVHPDGGTPARVSTKGPPEQFVAHLPN; translated from the coding sequence ATGAGGCAGCGGACGAAGGTCGGCGTGCTCGGCGTCGCGGTGGCGGTCGCGCTCGCCGTAACGGAGCACCGGATGGCCCACGCCTACTACTCATCGACGTGGTACGAGGATGCGGGGGGACACGAACAGGCCGTGCGCCAGCAGCGTGCCCTCCACGCGCCGATGCTGGTCTACTTCCGCGTCGACTGGTGCCCGCACTGCCGCGCGCTCGACGACATGCTGGAGGCGTACGAGGTGCGCTCCCGTCTGAACGGGTTCATCAAGGTGCGCATCAACCCCGAGCACGGCGATGCCGAGAAGGCGCTGTTCCAGGGGCCCTACGGAGCCGGCGGATACCCGGCTCTCTTCGTGCACCCCGATGGCGGGACCCCCGCGCGTGTCTCGACGAAGGGCCCGCCCGAGCAGTTCGTGGCTCACCTCCCGAACTAG